In Paraburkholderia caribensis, a single window of DNA contains:
- a CDS encoding CheR family methyltransferase, with amino-acid sequence MMATRAQSRPERAEPGRSGEQARDFEFTSADFARIRELIHRSAGISLSDHKRDMAYSRLARRLRARGLDSFRQYLDMLEADNDPAEWEAFTNALTTNLTAFFREAHHFPILADFVARRPAPVSVWCSAASTGEEPYSIAMTLIEALGDHAARQATVLATDIDTQVLAKGEAGMYQFDQVKHLSPERLKRFFLKGTGAHAGMVKVRPEVRAMIRFEQLNLTDRDYRLNTQFDAIFCRNVMIYFDKPTQGQVLSRFEPLVKPGGLLFAGHSENFTYVTQAFRLRGQTVYELTRDGGTATAAGRAAQRATSGVPA; translated from the coding sequence ATGATGGCAACGCGCGCGCAATCACGCCCTGAGCGGGCAGAGCCGGGAAGATCCGGCGAACAGGCACGCGACTTCGAGTTCACTTCGGCGGATTTCGCGCGGATTCGTGAACTGATTCATCGCAGCGCAGGCATTTCGCTGTCCGACCACAAGCGCGACATGGCGTACAGCCGTCTCGCCCGGCGGCTGCGGGCGCGCGGGCTCGACTCGTTCCGCCAGTATCTCGACATGCTCGAGGCGGACAACGATCCCGCCGAGTGGGAAGCCTTCACGAACGCGCTCACGACCAACCTCACCGCGTTCTTTCGCGAAGCGCATCACTTTCCGATCCTCGCGGACTTCGTTGCGCGCCGGCCGGCGCCCGTGTCGGTGTGGTGCTCGGCGGCATCGACGGGCGAGGAGCCGTATTCGATCGCGATGACGCTGATCGAAGCGCTCGGCGACCATGCCGCGCGCCAGGCGACGGTGCTCGCCACCGACATCGACACGCAGGTGCTCGCGAAGGGCGAAGCGGGCATGTACCAGTTCGACCAGGTCAAGCATCTGTCGCCGGAACGGCTCAAGCGCTTCTTTCTGAAGGGTACGGGCGCGCACGCGGGCATGGTGAAGGTGCGTCCCGAAGTGCGCGCGATGATCCGCTTCGAACAACTGAACCTGACGGATCGCGATTACCGGCTGAACACGCAGTTCGACGCGATCTTCTGCCGCAACGTGATGATTTACTTCGACAAGCCGACGCAGGGGCAGGTGCTGTCGCGCTTCGAGCCGCTCGTGAAGCCGGGCGGCCTGCTGTTCGCCGGGCATTCGGAAAACTTCACCTACGTCACGCAGGCGTTCCGTCTGCGCGGACAGACCGTCTATGAACTGACACGCGATGGCGGCACCGCGACGGCTGCCGGCCGTGCGGCGCAACGTGCAACGAGCGGGGTGCCAGCATGA
- a CDS encoding chemotaxis protein CheW, with the protein MAEVQSINSNGVAGSIGRRDAQADASGQEFLIFTLGAEEYGIDILKVQEIRGYDSVTRIANAPEFIKGVINLRGIIVPIVDMRIKFHLGRVEYDHQTVVIILNVAGRVVGMVVDGVSDVLTLATDQIMPAPEFGATLTAEYLTGLGTVDGRMLILMDIEKLMTSREMSLTETLGK; encoded by the coding sequence GTGGCAGAAGTCCAATCCATCAATTCGAACGGCGTAGCCGGTTCGATCGGCCGCCGCGACGCGCAAGCCGACGCGAGTGGTCAGGAATTCCTGATCTTCACGCTCGGCGCCGAAGAGTACGGCATCGACATCCTGAAGGTGCAGGAAATCCGCGGCTACGACAGCGTGACGCGGATCGCGAATGCGCCGGAGTTCATCAAGGGCGTCATCAATCTGCGCGGCATCATCGTGCCGATCGTCGACATGCGCATCAAGTTCCACCTCGGTCGCGTCGAGTACGACCATCAGACGGTGGTGATCATTCTGAACGTTGCGGGCCGCGTGGTCGGCATGGTCGTGGACGGCGTGTCGGACGTGCTGACGCTCGCGACCGACCAGATCATGCCCGCGCCGGAATTCGGCGCGACGCTGACGGCGGAGTATCTGACGGGCCTCGGCACGGTCGACGGCCGCATGCTGATCCTGATGGACATCGAAAAGCTGATGACCAGCCGGGAAATGTCGCTGACGGAAACGCTGGGCAAGTAA
- a CDS encoding methyl-accepting chemotaxis protein: MLSRWSIRTTLTVVGIILVGLTVIVGALGLTALSRSGDALDSMAHGDMVAIRTLNDSGSFLLRSRLSLDRVNALTAAGEIEQSKQVLDRAAELLGKSNESWQAFLNTPKNGIDQSLIDAVVAKRTALINDGVNPEFTALRASDLSGYHAIADTKISPMFVAYDNAASPVAKALQAHAEQQQADTVAQMSMLRAAIIGVIVVALVLVVALRFAMRGMIVQPLDNAITCFERIAKGDLSQQVDASGTNEIGRLFKAVKVMQDSLSTMIRSVHTSVESIDTGAREIAMGNTDLSQRTEQQAASLQETASSMEQLTGTVKQNADNARQASQLAVNASDIATRGGEVVGQVVSTMQGIATSSNKVVDIISVIEGIAFQTNILALNAAVEAARAGEQGRGFAVVAGEVRSLAQRSASAAKEIKELIGDSVDKVQSGSALVGRAGTTMDEIVQAVRRVTDIMGEISAASEEQSGGIEQVNRAVVQMDEVTQQNAALVEQAAAAAASLEEQTRSLQTVIGQWRVSGAQQATKTLPTANTAKSRVKAAVAHAKPVHAQPAVAKPEAAAHPRAEPVARKASAAAAEPAPRQAAVAATSDADWETF, encoded by the coding sequence ATGCTGAGCAGATGGTCGATCCGGACGACGCTGACCGTCGTGGGGATCATTCTCGTTGGGCTGACGGTGATCGTCGGGGCGCTCGGGCTCACCGCGCTGAGCCGTTCGGGCGACGCGCTCGACAGCATGGCGCACGGCGACATGGTCGCGATCCGCACGCTGAACGACTCGGGTTCGTTCCTGCTGCGCTCGCGCCTGTCGCTCGACCGCGTCAACGCGCTGACGGCGGCAGGCGAGATCGAGCAATCGAAGCAGGTGCTCGACCGCGCAGCCGAACTGCTCGGCAAATCGAACGAAAGCTGGCAGGCGTTTCTGAATACGCCGAAGAATGGCATCGATCAGTCGCTGATCGACGCCGTGGTCGCGAAGCGCACGGCGCTCATCAACGACGGCGTGAACCCCGAGTTCACGGCGCTGCGCGCCAGCGATCTGTCCGGCTATCACGCGATCGCCGACACGAAGATCAGCCCGATGTTCGTCGCCTACGACAACGCGGCATCGCCCGTCGCCAAGGCATTGCAGGCACACGCCGAACAGCAGCAGGCGGACACCGTCGCGCAGATGTCGATGCTGCGCGCGGCGATTATCGGCGTCATCGTGGTGGCGCTGGTGCTGGTAGTGGCGCTCCGCTTCGCGATGCGCGGCATGATCGTGCAGCCGCTGGATAATGCCATTACCTGCTTCGAGCGCATCGCGAAGGGCGACCTGTCGCAACAGGTGGATGCGTCGGGCACCAATGAGATCGGCCGCCTGTTCAAGGCCGTCAAGGTGATGCAGGACAGCCTGTCGACCATGATCCGGTCGGTGCATACGAGCGTCGAGTCGATCGACACGGGTGCGCGCGAAATCGCCATGGGCAACACGGACCTGTCGCAGCGCACCGAGCAGCAGGCCGCGTCGCTACAGGAAACGGCGTCGAGCATGGAGCAGCTGACGGGCACCGTGAAGCAGAACGCCGACAACGCGCGTCAGGCGAGCCAGCTGGCCGTCAACGCGTCGGACATTGCGACGCGCGGCGGCGAAGTAGTGGGTCAGGTGGTGAGCACGATGCAGGGTATCGCGACCAGCTCGAACAAGGTCGTCGATATCATCAGCGTGATCGAAGGCATTGCTTTCCAGACCAACATCCTCGCGCTGAACGCAGCCGTCGAAGCGGCCCGCGCCGGTGAACAGGGACGCGGCTTCGCGGTCGTCGCAGGCGAAGTGCGCAGCCTCGCGCAACGCAGCGCGAGCGCGGCGAAGGAAATCAAGGAACTGATCGGCGACTCGGTCGACAAGGTCCAGAGCGGCTCGGCGCTCGTCGGCCGCGCCGGCACGACGATGGACGAGATCGTGCAGGCCGTGCGCCGCGTGACGGACATCATGGGCGAGATCAGCGCGGCGTCGGAAGAGCAATCGGGCGGCATCGAACAGGTCAACCGCGCCGTCGTGCAGATGGACGAAGTGACGCAGCAGAATGCGGCGCTGGTCGAACAGGCTGCCGCTGCGGCGGCGTCGCTCGAAGAGCAGACGCGCTCGCTGCAGACGGTGATCGGACAGTGGCGCGTGAGCGGCGCGCAGCAGGCAACGAAGACGCTACCGACGGCCAACACGGCGAAGAGCCGCGTGAAGGCGGCCGTCGCTCACGCGAAGCCGGTTCACGCGCAACCTGCCGTCGCGAAGCCGGAAGCGGCAGCGCACCCGCGCGCCGAACCGGTGGCGCGCAAGGCGAGTGCCGCGGCGGCTGAACCCGCGCCGCGCCAGGCGGCTGTGGCAGCCACGTCGGATGCCGACTGGGAAACGTTCTGA